One window from the genome of Deinococcus psychrotolerans encodes:
- a CDS encoding gluconate 2-dehydrogenase subunit 3 family protein, whose product MDEPLFSAAVLSRREVLARMGLGLAALTISTVLGPLSPAQARVQGVPLKHFTPAEAAALEAWNDTLVPGAAEAGVVYFLDDQLSKDLPLLLLRYTDFPAPALSFYQGGIHALDALSQAQYQQPFAQLDAAKRTSLAGQVAQGSAKPWDGPPAPLFYFVTRSDAVDVYYGTEAGFARLKLPYMAHIAPPKAW is encoded by the coding sequence ATGGATGAACCGTTGTTCTCCGCCGCCGTCCTGAGCCGCCGGGAAGTGCTGGCCCGAATGGGTCTGGGGCTGGCTGCCCTCACCATCAGCACCGTCCTGGGGCCGCTCAGTCCTGCCCAGGCCCGCGTTCAGGGTGTGCCACTGAAGCATTTCACGCCCGCCGAAGCCGCAGCGCTCGAAGCCTGGAATGACACGCTGGTTCCCGGCGCTGCCGAGGCCGGGGTGGTGTACTTCTTGGATGACCAGCTCAGCAAGGATCTTCCCTTACTCCTGCTGCGCTACACCGATTTTCCAGCCCCCGCCCTCAGCTTTTACCAGGGCGGAATTCACGCTCTTGACGCCCTGAGTCAGGCCCAGTACCAGCAGCCTTTTGCGCAACTGGACGCGGCAAAGCGCACCAGCCTGGCTGGACAAGTGGCGCAGGGCAGCGCCAAGCCCTGGGACGGCCCGCCCGCGCCGCTGTTCTATTTCGTGACCCGCAGCGACGCGGTGGACGTGTACTACGGCACCGAGGCGGGATTCGCCCGGCTCAAGCTCCCCTATATGGCGCACATCGCGCCCCCAAAGGCGTGGTGA